In Deinococcus maricopensis DSM 21211, the sequence CCGAACGCGAGGTTCAGCAGGTACAGCGGGTAGAACGCGAGCGCCGCCAGCACCAGGAAGAACAGGGCGCGCAGCGGCCCCGACCACACATTCGTGACGCCCTGCGCGGCGCGGTCCATGACGCTGACCGCGCCGCCGCTCGCTTCGGCCTCCACGTTCGCCAGGCTCGACACGAGGGCGCGCACGTCCTCCGGGCGCAGGCCCACGCGGCCCTGCGCGCCCTGCACGTCCGCGAGCAGCCCCGCGTACCCGGCCGCGCCGCTGATGTTGGCGGGCACGCGGCCAAGCGCGGTGCTCGCCTGGGCGAGCGCGTCCTTCGCGGTGGCGTTGTCGCCGTGGCCGCTCGCAGCGAGCGCGCGACCGAGCGCGGCGTACACGGCGTCCACGCCCGTGGCGGCCACCGGCGTGGCAGCGGTGCCCGGAGCGGGCGCCGTGCCGGTGCTCGGGGCCGTCGTGGAGCCGCCCGTGGTCGTGCTGCCGGTCGTGCCCGGGGTGGGGGTCGTGGGCGTGGTGGGTGTGACCGTCACGACCGTGCCTGCACCGCCCGCACTGCCGGTGCCCGCGCTCCCGGACGCGCTCGCGTTCGCGGGTACGTCCGCGCCCGCTGCCGCCTGTACGAACCGCTGCGCGCCGCCGCGCAGCTGCGCGACGCTGCCCGTGAACGCCGCGTCCTTCGACGTGAGCTGCGAAAGGGCCGTCACGAACGCTGACAGCTGCAGCCCCGCACTGGACGCTTCCGGCTCGTCCTGCACGACCGTGAACCAGCTGGTCGCGCGCGCCAGATTCAGGTACGCGTCACGCGGCGACGATGCGTCCACGTTCCCGAGGGCCGCGTTGATCTTCCCCCCGGCGGCGCGCAGCAGCTGCACGCGCACCGCCTCGGCGTTCCCGGCGGTCGCGCGGTTCACCAGCGCCGTGCGGTCCGCGGCGCTCAGCCCGAACTCCGACGCGAGCAGCGCCGCATTCGCGCGGGCGTTCGCGGCGCTGCCCGACAGGCCCTTGAAGGTCGCGTCGTACAGCATCTTGCGCAGCAGCGCGCGCGCCTGCAGCACCTGGGCTTCCAGGTCCACGCTCGCGCGCGCGTTCGCGATGCGCGCGTTGCGCAGCGTCTCCCGGAAGCCCTGCTGCAGCACGCCGTTGCTGCCGCCCAGCGAGTCCTCCAGGCGCCCGAACGCCGTTTCCGCGTTCGTGAGGGCCGCCAGGGCCCGCTCCGGGCTGCTGGGGCGCGCGCGCACGCTCGCGTCCAGCGCGGACGTGACCGTCCGGTACGCCGCGAGGTCCTGCGCGAAGGCGCCGCCGGACACCAGGGCCACGGTCAGCAGCGCGGCGCGTGCGTTCACGCGGCCTCCCGGATCTGCTGCAGCTCCGCGATCAGGCGGCCCATGTTCACCTGACCGCCCGCGAGCAGGGCCACGAAGTACTCCCCGATCGGGCGCATGCACACCGTCTGCTCCCCCAGGTCCGCGCACATGATGCGGAACGCGCGGCCCTGGAACAGCAGCGCCGTGGCGGCCACGACCGCGCCGAGCTGCTGCGCGCCGCGCGGCGCGCGCGCCTTCACGACCTGGCCGGCGCGCGTGCACAGGATCACGCCCTGCACGCCCGGCTGCCGCGCCAGGTCCGCGAGCAGGTCATCCTGCCCGCTGGCGGTGCCGAGCGCGTACAGGCGCGCGCTGGGGGCCACGAAGGCCAGCTCGGGGTCCTCAAATTCGAAATCGTCCGTACTGAAATCGTCACTGCTGAAATCCACGGTGTCCTCACTCTCTGCGGTGTCGCCGCGCGTCAGGTCGTCCCACTGAAGCTGCGCGGGCACGTCGAACAACGTGGGCGCTTTCGGGTGTTGTTGTTGAAGCTGGCCGGACAGCCGCCGCAGTTCCGAGCGGGCGCGTTCGCGCGGCATCACGGCCGACAGCTGATCCAGCAGCGGGCCGACCAGCACGCGCTGCATCTCACTGGCGGTCACGTTGTCGGGGGAGAGGCGGAAGTCCCGCAGGGCCGAACGGAGCATGGTGTCGGCGGCGCGCTCCGACACCACCCCCGAAAGCGACTCCGCAACGTAGCTGAAAACGGCGTTCGGCATGAGCTTGGCATCAGTATAAGCGCGCCTTCAGGCCGCGCGCTCAGGCATTCCTCACGCGGGCGCGCACCAAACGACCGTTGGGCCTTTTCGTTAGACTTCAGGGCATGACCACCCTCCACGCGCGCCTGAACGACGAACTCACCCGCCTGCGCAGCGCGGGCCTGCACATCACCCCCCGCGTCCTCGACGCGCCGCAGCGCGCCCGCACCCGCGTGGACGGCGTGGACGTCGTCAACCTCGCCAGCAACAACTACCTCGGCTTCGCCGACCACCCCTACCTCAAGGAACGCGCCGAAGCCTACCTGCGCACCTGGGGCGCCGGGGCGGGCGCCGTGCGCACCATCGCCGGCACCCTCAAGATCCACGAGGACTTCGAGGCGCAGCTCGCGCAGTTCAAGCACACCGGCAGCGCCCTCGTGCTGCAGAGCGGCTTCACCACCAACCAGGGCGTGCTCGGCAGCCTGCTGCAGGAAGGTGACCTCGTCATCAGCGACGAACTCAACCACGCCAGCATCATTGACGGCCTGCGCCTCGCCAAGGCCACCAAGAAGATCTTCAAGCACAAGGACATGGCCGACCTGCGCCGCGTCCTGCAGGAAAACCCCACCGACGGCCTCAAACTTGTCGTCACGGACGGCGTGTTCAGCATGGACGGCGACATCGCCCCCCTCGACCAGATCGTCGCCATCGCCCGTGAGTTCGGCGCGGTCACGTACGTCGACGACGCGCACGGCAGCGGCGTGCTCGGCGCGCAGGGGCGCGGCACCGTTCACCACTTCGGCTTCGAGCACGCCGACGACGTCATTCAGGTCGGCACGCTCAGCAAGGCCTGGGGCGTCGTCGGCGGGTACGCCGCCGGGGACGCGAACCTGCGCGACGTGCTCATCAACAAGGCCCGCCCGTTCCTGTTCAGCACCGGCCACCCGCCCGCCGTGGTGGGCGCCCTGAGTGCCGCCCTCGACCTCGTGCAGCAGGACGAGAGCTTCATGACGCGCCTCTGGGAGAACACCCGCTACTTCAAAGCGGAACTGCAGCGCCTCGGCTTCGACACGTTCGGCAGCGAGACGCCCATCACGCCTGTGATCTTCGGCGAGGCGAGCGCCGCGTTCGAGGCGAGCCGCCGCCTGCTGCAGGAAGGCGTGTTCGCCGTGGGCCTCGGGTTCCCCACGGTGCCGCGCGACCTCGCGCGCATCCGCAACATCGTCACCGCGGAGCACACCCGCGAGGACCTCGACCACGCCCTTGGCGCGTACGAGCGCGTTGGCCGGGCCCTCGGCGTCGTCGGCGGGTAACTGCGTTTCCTGCAGGGGGTGGGCCGCCATGCCCGGCGGCCCACCCCCTGCGCTCAGGTGCCCGGCAGCTGCTTGAGGGCCTGCCGGACGGCGCCCAGGTGGTACGCCACGTGCGCCAGGGCGCCCGCGAGCCCCCCCGCCGCGTCCTCTGACCAGTCGGTGTGCGCCCCCGACCACGCGACCACCGCGTCGTACGCCGCGCGCACGCGCGCCTGCAGCGCCGCCCACGCATCCGCGTCTACCACCGCCGGCTGGAAGCTGCCCGGCCAGTCGAACGGCCCGCGCTCCCCCGCCTCCCAGCGCAGCAGAACCTCCAGGTGATACGCCATGTGCGCCGCGTGCGCGGCCACGCTGATCCCCAGCGCGCCCGGGTCCGACGCCTGCGCCGCCGTAAAGCGCGCGAGCGTCCCCAGCAGCCCGTTGTTGCCGCTCCCGTCGGCTTTCGTGCCGTCCAGGAACGCCGTGCCCTGGCCGGGCACGCCGCCCTCCACGGCCTCGCGGAACACGAACAGCCACCCCGCCACGAACTGCGCCGCCTGCCCCTGAGCCGTCAACTCCACTCCTGCGTCTTGAGTCATGGCTCACGGTACTCGCACACGGTGAGCGGGGAAACAGGCCAGATGGCGTGCCGCGCGTACCGTGCGGTATGCGACGCGTTCTCCTCGCTGCCCTGCTGCTCACCGTGCCCGCCCTCGCGCAGACCGAATCGCCCCTCAACGCTGACGCGCTGCGCATCACCAGCCTGCGCGCCCGCGCGTACCCCGGCAGCGCCCTCACCGTCGAGCGGACCCTCTCGCGCGGCGGCAACTACACCCGGCAGGTCGTCAGCTACCGCAGTGACGGCCTGAAAATCTACGCGCTCCTCACTGTACCCGACGGCAAACCCCCCAAGGGCGGCTGGCCCGCCATCGTGTTCAACCACGGGTACATTCCGCCGGAGGTGTACCGCACCACCGAACGGTACGTCGCGTACCAGGACGCGTTCGCCCGCGCGGGGTTCGTGACGCTCAAGAGCGACTACCGCGGGCACGGCGCCTCGCAGGGCGAAGCGCGCGGCGGGTACTACGACCCGGGCTACACCATCGACGTGCTGAACGCGCTCGGCAGCCTCAAACGCGACCCGCGCGTGAACCGCACGCGCATCGGCATGTGGGGCCACAGCATGGGCGGGCACCTCACGCTGCGCGCCATGGTCGTCGACCCGAGCATCAAGGCAGGCGTCATCTGGGCGGGCGTCGTCGCCCCGTACGACCTGCTGATGAACGGCTGGACACGCGGGCCCGGCGCGGAACACATCCCCACGCGCCTCACCAGCCGCCGCAAGCTCATCACCGAGCAGTACGGCACGCCGGGCAGCAACCCGACCTTCTGGAACGCCATCAGCCCGAACAGCTACCTGCGCGACCTCGGCGGCCCGCTCCAGCTCCACCAGGGCACCGCCGACGTCGAGGTGCCCGTCACGTTCCACCGCGCGCTCGCGCAGGGTCTGCAGGCCGCCCGGAAACCGTACGAGGCATACGGGTACCCCGGCGACAACCACAACCTCAGCCGGAACCTGAACCTCGCCCTGAACCGCAGCGTCGCCTTCTTCAGGAAGTACTTGTGACCATCCCTGGTTCAAGGTGGCCGGGCGAACCGTGGCGCCCCTGATCCCTTGAGCGGGTGAACGACCACCCTCGTACCCTGCGCGCCCTGAATGGCCTGACGCTGCTGGCCGCGCTCATGGCCCTCGGTCACCTCGCCGTGCTGCTGGGCCAGACGTTCCCGCACGCGGTGAACCTCCTGACCAGCATGAACGCCCCCTTGAACCTGGTGCAGCGGACGGTGATCGTTGCGGTCATGGCCATCCCCACCACGGTGTGGCTGGGGCTGTGCGCGCTCGCCGCTGTGGCGCTGGTCGTGCAGGCGTTCGCCGGGCGGCGGCCCGCCTGGTTACGCGTACTGACGACCCTCACCATAGTGGCGGTGCTGCTCACCACGCACACCCTCCTGACAGACGCTGTGGCCACTGCCCTGCAAGTCGTCTCGGAAGCCCTGCAGGAACCCTGAACGGGCAGGAGGGGCGCAGGGTACCCTGCGCCCCTCCTGCCCTGGCGGGCGTTCAGCTGGCGTGCGCGGTTGCGCGCGCGGACGGACGCGCACTCGCCCACGCGATCAGCATCTGGCGTGCTGGGTCGTGCGTGAGGTGCGGGGTGCTGACATGTCCGGGCAGGTGCGGGAACAGGCCCGACAGCGCGAGCGCCCGGCCGGAAGCGGCGCACAGCGCGTGCAGGCGGCCGCACGCCGCGTACACGGTGCCGCCCACCAGCAGCGCCGAGGTGCACGGCGTCTCACCGGTAAAGACCCAGCGCGTCTCGCCCGTGAAGGCGTCCAGGGCCGTCAGGTGCGCGCTGCCGTCAGCGGCGACGAGGACCACATCCGCGCCGGCTTGCAGCACCGCGAGGGGCGCGCCGCCCGGCGCGCGGGCCCAAAGCGGCTGCCCGGCGGCCGTGAAGGCCTGCACCGTGCCGCCGTCCCGCGCGGCGAATACGTGCGCGCCTCGGGCGCTCAGGTGCGCGTGGCCGGTGCCGGGCAGGGCGCGGCTCCACAGGAGCTGACCCGTGCGGGCGTCAATGGCGCTCAGGTGGGCGTCCGTGGTGGCGTACGCCACACCTTCGGCGTACGCGACGGCGTGCAGGTCACCGGACGCCACCCACGTCCAGGTGGGCGCGCCGTCGGCGCCGAGGGCCGTGAGGGTGCGCGCGGCGGGCACGATGACCGGCGCCGTGTCCACGCCGTACAGAAACGGCAGGTGAGCAGCGACCATAACGCCGCCGGGCAGGCGGCGCGGTTCGGAGCCATGGGTGTCGCGCGCGCACAGGTGGCCGTCCGCGTCGGCGTGGAGGATGAGGTCGCCGAGCGTGGTGCAGCGTGCGCCGTCCATATGACCGGGCGCGGTCCAGGTGGCGTGGCGCTGGTCCGGGCGGAACGCCACCGTGATGGGCTCACCGGTCACGGCGTCCGGACGGGTGACGGCCAGGAGCGCGCCGAGCAGCGCCGGGCCGGTGTCACCGGGGGCGTCATGCAGCCAGGCGGCGGGCAGCAGTTCGGAAGTGGGGGCGGCACTAAAGAGGGGGAGGGCGTACAGGGCGGGCGTGCGGGACAAGAACCATCACCTCTTCGAGTCGGATGCGGGGGGCGCCACGCTTCGAGCATGAGAATGGTCACATCTGACCAATGCTCGGTCAGTGTAAGCCCCAATGAGTTAAGAATCGGTTGCCCTAAAACATTGACTTTTGCACATTTACGGCTCATCGGTTTGTCAGGAATGCGTAAACTGCAGCATGCGCGGCGCACGCCATTTCGACGACGGCCAGTATGCCCAGGTGGTCGCAGAACTCAGCGGCTGGATGGACCTCACCCCCGAAGAACTCTGCCTGCTGGGCCGAGCGGAACTGCGCCTCGGCCTGTACGACCCCGCCGAACTGCACCTGCTGCGCACCCACCTGAACGGCGTGCCCGACGCCACCGTCGAATACGGCGAGGTGCTGCGCGTCACCGGCCGCGCCCCCGCCGCCCGAGACCACCTGCTGCGCGCCCTGCCCACCCTCACCGAACGCGACGCGCAGCGCGCCCGGCACGTGCTCGCGCAGGCGCACCTCGACCTGGGCGACACCGACACCGCCATCACGCTCGCGCAGGCCGCCGCACACGGCCTGCTGGCCCTCGCCGCCGAGGACGACGCCTCGCAGGCGCTCGTGACCGTCGCCGACGCCACCGCGCTGCGCGGCGACCTCGCGCGCGCCGAACGCCTGCTGCGCCTCGCCCTCACCGTCCTGGTCGGCGCACCCGACCCGGGCCCGCGCCTGCGCGGCCTGCTGCTGCTCGCCCGCATCCTCGCGCTGCGCGGCGACGAGCCCGGCGCGCAGGCCACCCTCGACGAGATGCAGCCGCTGCTGCTGCTCGACGGCGCCGCGCAGGCCCGCATTGCCCTAGCGGTCATGCTCGTCGAGTGGAGTGACCTGCTCGCCGACCAGCCCGGTCTGGACGCCCGCCTCGCCGAGGCGCGCGCCCTCGCCGCGCGCGCCCAG encodes:
- a CDS encoding roadblock/LC7 domain-containing protein, translated to MPNAVFSYVAESLSGVVSERAADTMLRSALRDFRLSPDNVTASEMQRVLVGPLLDQLSAVMPRERARSELRRLSGQLQQQHPKAPTLFDVPAQLQWDDLTRGDTAESEDTVDFSSDDFSTDDFEFEDPELAFVAPSARLYALGTASGQDDLLADLARQPGVQGVILCTRAGQVVKARAPRGAQQLGAVVAATALLFQGRAFRIMCADLGEQTVCMRPIGEYFVALLAGGQVNMGRLIAELQQIREAA
- a CDS encoding PQQ-binding-like beta-propeller repeat protein — encoded protein: MSRTPALYALPLFSAAPTSELLPAAWLHDAPGDTGPALLGALLAVTRPDAVTGEPITVAFRPDQRHATWTAPGHMDGARCTTLGDLILHADADGHLCARDTHGSEPRRLPGGVMVAAHLPFLYGVDTAPVIVPAARTLTALGADGAPTWTWVASGDLHAVAYAEGVAYATTDAHLSAIDARTGQLLWSRALPGTGHAHLSARGAHVFAARDGGTVQAFTAAGQPLWARAPGGAPLAVLQAGADVVLVAADGSAHLTALDAFTGETRWVFTGETPCTSALLVGGTVYAACGRLHALCAASGRALALSGLFPHLPGHVSTPHLTHDPARQMLIAWASARPSARATAHAS
- a CDS encoding glycine C-acetyltransferase, translating into MTTLHARLNDELTRLRSAGLHITPRVLDAPQRARTRVDGVDVVNLASNNYLGFADHPYLKERAEAYLRTWGAGAGAVRTIAGTLKIHEDFEAQLAQFKHTGSALVLQSGFTTNQGVLGSLLQEGDLVISDELNHASIIDGLRLAKATKKIFKHKDMADLRRVLQENPTDGLKLVVTDGVFSMDGDIAPLDQIVAIAREFGAVTYVDDAHGSGVLGAQGRGTVHHFGFEHADDVIQVGTLSKAWGVVGGYAAGDANLRDVLINKARPFLFSTGHPPAVVGALSAALDLVQQDESFMTRLWENTRYFKAELQRLGFDTFGSETPITPVIFGEASAAFEASRRLLQEGVFAVGLGFPTVPRDLARIRNIVTAEHTREDLDHALGAYERVGRALGVVGG
- a CDS encoding alpha/beta hydrolase family protein, whose amino-acid sequence is MRRVLLAALLLTVPALAQTESPLNADALRITSLRARAYPGSALTVERTLSRGGNYTRQVVSYRSDGLKIYALLTVPDGKPPKGGWPAIVFNHGYIPPEVYRTTERYVAYQDAFARAGFVTLKSDYRGHGASQGEARGGYYDPGYTIDVLNALGSLKRDPRVNRTRIGMWGHSMGGHLTLRAMVVDPSIKAGVIWAGVVAPYDLLMNGWTRGPGAEHIPTRLTSRRKLITEQYGTPGSNPTFWNAISPNSYLRDLGGPLQLHQGTADVEVPVTFHRALAQGLQAARKPYEAYGYPGDNHNLSRNLNLALNRSVAFFRKYL